From the genome of Streptomyces sp. NBC_00659, one region includes:
- a CDS encoding PRC-barrel domain-containing protein encodes MFEAGDIREWRGHDVVDPGGHKIGTLESVYVDTATDDPSFATVTVGLPTRRRLVFVPLDRATVGPGYLRVAHDRSLVKRAPSIDTDGVLPATDEPEVFAHYELEYTPGVKGERRLARR; translated from the coding sequence ATGTTCGAGGCAGGTGACATCCGCGAATGGCGTGGTCACGACGTGGTGGACCCCGGTGGCCACAAGATCGGCACCCTGGAGTCCGTCTACGTCGACACGGCCACCGACGATCCTTCCTTCGCCACCGTGACCGTGGGCCTTCCCACCCGCCGCCGCCTGGTGTTCGTCCCCCTGGACCGGGCGACCGTCGGCCCGGGCTACCTGAGGGTCGCCCACGACCGGAGTCTGGTGAAGAGGGCCCCCTCCATCGACACGGACGGTGTGCTGCCCGCCACGGACGAGCCGGAGGTCTTCGCGCACTACGAACTCGAGTACACGCCGGGTGTCAAGGGCGAGCGGCGTCTCGCCCGTCGCTGA
- a CDS encoding nucleoside-diphosphate kinase, with the protein MTPAHPTEPSYGIPVSPLLTCHPDKQRLYGADTYYQESHDQLAALTGDITGFAHRHALLLLKPDAVVARRLDAAVDWLAGLGFRIVGAAVTRLTRTMIRSLWYFQWNLATPYRRRLAALFLEDADALVLLVRPRHDLDVPASVELTRLKGPTDPDARRPGQLRHLLGRYSYLLNLVHTPDEPADVLRELAVHFDDGERDRLFRSALADEDRTGHARELTGRLYDATAPRDLAFDPAVARLRATVSRHPGADPSATPRTLLETAWRRGVDLDPWDAVIVGSKVLPMRQPGRTPVLDGADADTWRLHLDTLRATAN; encoded by the coding sequence ATGACACCCGCCCACCCCACCGAACCCTCGTACGGCATACCCGTTTCACCCCTGCTGACCTGCCACCCCGACAAACAACGCCTGTACGGCGCGGACACCTACTACCAGGAGAGCCACGACCAGCTCGCCGCCCTCACCGGCGACATCACCGGCTTCGCCCACCGTCACGCGCTGCTGCTCCTCAAGCCCGACGCCGTCGTGGCCCGCAGGCTGGACGCGGCCGTGGACTGGCTGGCCGGGCTGGGCTTCAGGATCGTCGGCGCGGCTGTCACCCGGCTGACCCGCACCATGATCCGCTCCCTGTGGTACTTCCAGTGGAACCTCGCCACCCCCTACCGCAGGCGGCTGGCCGCACTCTTCCTGGAGGACGCCGACGCCCTCGTGCTCCTCGTCCGCCCCCGCCACGACCTGGACGTGCCCGCCTCGGTCGAACTCACCCGGCTCAAGGGACCCACGGACCCGGACGCCCGCCGGCCCGGCCAGCTGCGTCATCTCCTGGGCCGCTACAGCTACTTGCTGAACCTCGTGCACACCCCCGACGAACCCGCCGACGTCCTGCGCGAGTTGGCCGTCCACTTCGACGACGGCGAGCGCGACCGCCTGTTCCGCTCCGCCCTCGCCGACGAGGACCGCACCGGGCATGCCCGGGAACTGACCGGCCGGTTGTACGACGCGACCGCGCCCCGGGACCTCGCCTTCGACCCCGCCGTCGCCCGGCTGCGCGCCACCGTGTCCCGGCACCCGGGCGCCGACCCCTCCGCCACCCCGCGCACGCTGCTGGAGACCGCCTGGCGGCGGGGAGTCGACCTCGACCCGTGGGACGCCGTCATCGTCGGCTCGAAGGTGCTTCCCATGCGGCAGCCGGGCCGGACGCCCGTGCTGGACGGAGCCGACGCCGACACCTGGCGCCTTCACCTGGACACCCTCCGCGCCACCGCGAACTGA
- a CDS encoding MFS transporter has translation MTTALVPPAVGDLTRRRLFVYGLGSVGTGVFSTVPGLLLLYFMTDALGVPAGIAGLVVTLPKAWDAVFNPLVGAASDREAVRTGRRTRLLVAGALALPAAFAAMFLSPMTGTGAAVWVAVTFVLAASAFSLFQVPYVALPAEMSPVPSVRTRIMVWRIVFLTLGILVAGGAAPLVVDAAGGGRKGYGAMGLTVGLVIAAVLLVPAFGTRWVRSRPGPEPLGLVAAFRTARGNRAFFALLLSFVLQAAAVAIMLAAAPYVATYRLGGYGLTSMLFVCLVAPSAVAVPLWAKAAGRWGRLRCLTVATCGYALGAAALLPAAGSGSGTVAVAATLALCGLLGVCYAALQVLPLALLPDTVHADTARTGQVQSGAFTGLWTAGETVGLAAGPGAYSIALAATGFVSSTLDHPVAQSATARTGILLGFSLVPALLMLLSLPALRAYGRRRAVRETETTR, from the coding sequence ATGACGACCGCCCTGGTCCCCCCGGCCGTCGGCGACCTCACCCGGCGCCGCCTGTTCGTCTACGGACTCGGCTCGGTCGGCACCGGCGTCTTCTCCACCGTTCCCGGCCTGCTGCTCCTCTACTTCATGACCGACGCGCTCGGCGTCCCCGCCGGCATCGCCGGACTCGTCGTCACCCTGCCCAAGGCCTGGGACGCCGTGTTCAACCCGCTGGTCGGGGCGGCGAGCGACCGTGAGGCCGTCCGCACCGGCCGACGGACCCGGCTGCTCGTCGCCGGCGCGCTCGCGCTGCCCGCCGCGTTCGCGGCGATGTTCCTGTCACCGATGACCGGCACGGGCGCGGCGGTGTGGGTGGCGGTCACCTTCGTCCTGGCCGCGAGCGCCTTCTCCCTGTTCCAGGTGCCCTACGTCGCCCTGCCCGCCGAGATGTCCCCCGTGCCGTCCGTCCGCACCCGGATCATGGTCTGGCGGATCGTCTTCCTGACCCTGGGCATCCTCGTCGCGGGCGGTGCGGCACCCCTGGTGGTCGACGCCGCGGGCGGAGGCCGCAAGGGATACGGCGCGATGGGGCTGACCGTGGGCCTCGTCATCGCGGCGGTCCTGCTGGTGCCCGCGTTCGGCACCCGCTGGGTGCGCTCACGGCCCGGACCCGAACCCCTCGGACTGGTCGCAGCCTTCCGCACCGCACGCGGCAACCGCGCGTTCTTCGCGCTGCTGCTCTCCTTCGTGCTCCAGGCCGCGGCCGTCGCGATCATGCTCGCCGCCGCACCGTACGTCGCCACCTACCGCCTCGGCGGCTACGGCCTGACCTCGATGCTCTTCGTCTGCCTGGTGGCACCCAGCGCCGTCGCCGTCCCGCTCTGGGCCAAGGCCGCCGGACGGTGGGGACGGCTGCGCTGCCTCACCGTCGCCACCTGCGGCTACGCCCTCGGCGCCGCCGCCCTGCTCCCGGCCGCCGGAAGCGGCAGCGGAACCGTCGCGGTCGCCGCGACGCTCGCGCTCTGCGGGCTGCTCGGTGTCTGCTACGCGGCCCTCCAGGTCCTGCCGCTCGCCCTGCTGCCCGACACGGTGCACGCCGACACCGCCAGGACCGGACAGGTCCAGTCCGGCGCGTTCACCGGACTGTGGACGGCGGGGGAGACCGTCGGTCTCGCGGCCGGCCCCGGCGCCTACTCGATCGCCTTGGCCGCCACCGGCTTCGTCTCCTCGACCCTGGACCACCCGGTCGCCCAGTCCGCCACCGCGCGAACCGGGATCCTCCTGGGCTTCAGTCTCGTCCCCGCCCTGCTCATGCTGCTCTCCCTGCCCGCCCTGCGCGCCTACGGCCGACGCCGCGCCGTGCGAGAAACGGAAACCACCCGATGA
- a CDS encoding pyridoxal phosphate-dependent decarboxylase family protein, whose amino-acid sequence MTTPQQTAADAPAAHPGLPETGRSGADLLAELAVLTAADLPTRGGNTTAYVYDSGRPEVREAAEQAYLTMMEVNGLDPTAFPSIVALERQVVGATATRLGGDDTTPGIFTSGGTESIILAVKAARDARPDVLAPEIVVPVTAHAAFHKAGSYLRVTVRSAPVDPVTYRADPAAMAELCNENTVLVVASAPSYAHGVIDPVAEIAADAAGRGIPCHVDACVGGWLLPWLAEAGAPVPAFDLSVPGVTSLSCDLHKFGYAPKGASVLLFRDEALRLDAYYACATWPGYSVVNSTIQSSKGAGPLAGAWATLQALGADGYRELGRAALSATRALIGGVQEIDGLTVLGTPEATLVAIGTDPAAETPLDLFALADETRARGFFLQPQLSLDGLPANLHLTLTGVSERGVEDLLAVLRECVDVVRPLGPPTPPADIVDLLRQVDLTELDNASFAALLPAAGVDLSGDNAARMAPVNRLLDALPATTREVIVTRFLSALYSPYLGG is encoded by the coding sequence ATGACGACCCCTCAGCAGACCGCCGCCGACGCCCCGGCCGCCCATCCGGGCCTGCCCGAGACCGGCCGCTCCGGCGCCGACCTCCTCGCCGAACTCGCCGTCCTCACCGCCGCCGACCTGCCCACCCGGGGCGGCAACACCACCGCCTACGTCTACGACAGCGGCCGTCCCGAAGTACGCGAGGCCGCCGAACAGGCCTACCTGACGATGATGGAGGTCAACGGTCTGGACCCGACCGCGTTCCCCAGCATCGTCGCCCTCGAACGCCAGGTCGTCGGCGCGACCGCCACCCGCCTCGGCGGCGACGACACCACCCCGGGCATCTTCACCAGCGGCGGAACCGAATCGATCATCCTCGCGGTGAAGGCCGCCCGGGACGCCCGCCCGGACGTCCTGGCCCCGGAGATCGTCGTGCCCGTCACCGCCCACGCCGCCTTCCACAAGGCCGGCAGCTATCTGCGGGTCACCGTGCGCAGCGCACCCGTCGACCCCGTGACCTACCGCGCCGACCCCGCCGCGATGGCCGAACTCTGCAACGAGAACACGGTCCTCGTCGTCGCCTCCGCACCCTCCTACGCCCACGGCGTCATCGACCCCGTCGCCGAGATAGCCGCCGACGCCGCCGGCCGCGGCATCCCCTGCCACGTCGACGCGTGCGTCGGAGGCTGGCTGCTGCCCTGGCTCGCCGAGGCCGGCGCGCCCGTCCCGGCCTTCGACCTCTCCGTCCCCGGCGTCACCTCCCTCTCCTGCGACCTGCACAAGTTCGGCTACGCCCCCAAGGGCGCCTCCGTTTTGCTGTTCCGCGACGAGGCCCTGCGTCTCGACGCCTACTACGCCTGCGCCACCTGGCCCGGCTACAGCGTCGTCAACTCCACGATCCAGAGCAGCAAGGGGGCCGGCCCGCTCGCCGGGGCGTGGGCCACCCTTCAGGCCCTCGGCGCCGACGGCTACCGCGAACTGGGCCGCGCCGCCCTCTCCGCGACCCGGGCACTGATCGGCGGCGTCCAGGAGATCGACGGCCTCACCGTCCTCGGCACCCCCGAGGCCACCCTGGTCGCCATCGGCACCGATCCGGCGGCCGAGACCCCGCTCGACCTCTTCGCCCTCGCCGACGAGACCCGCGCCCGGGGATTCTTCCTCCAGCCGCAGCTCAGCCTCGACGGGCTGCCGGCCAACCTGCACCTGACCCTCACCGGGGTCAGCGAGCGGGGCGTCGAGGACCTGCTCGCCGTCCTGCGTGAATGCGTGGACGTGGTCCGTCCGCTCGGGCCCCCGACGCCGCCCGCGGACATCGTCGACCTGCTCCGGCAGGTGGACCTGACCGAACTCGACAACGCCTCCTTCGCGGCACTGCTCCCGGCCGCGGGCGTCGACCTGAGCGGCGACAACGCGGCCCGGATGGCCCCGGTCAACCGCCTTCTGGACGCCCTCCCGGCGACGACCCGCGAGGTCATCGTCACCCGCTTCCTGTCCGCGCTCTACAGCCCTTACCTGGGCGGCTGA
- a CDS encoding nitroreductase family protein, which yields MTAELPLSCEELLTTTRSVRYGLDLDRAVDPALVEDCLRIALQAPSGNNRQNWRWIVVTDPRVRADVAEVYRAAFYERNSARLDRSADLPEGVRSVLISARALADRLHRVPVLVIPCLEVPGGQLPRGNQAGLWASLLPAAWSYALAARSRGLVTAWTAVHLDREQEVADLLGLPPTVRQGALLPTAHPLRDTFRPGPRLPLDQVLHHDGWQGTRQA from the coding sequence ATGACCGCCGAACTTCCTCTCTCCTGCGAGGAGTTGCTGACCACCACGCGGTCGGTGCGGTACGGCCTCGACCTGGACCGGGCGGTGGACCCGGCCCTGGTCGAGGACTGTCTGCGCATCGCGCTCCAGGCGCCGAGCGGCAACAACCGGCAGAACTGGCGCTGGATCGTGGTCACCGACCCGCGTGTCCGGGCGGATGTCGCCGAGGTGTACCGGGCCGCGTTCTACGAACGCAACTCCGCCCGTCTCGACCGGTCGGCGGACCTGCCCGAGGGCGTACGCTCGGTCCTCATCTCCGCCCGGGCGCTGGCCGACCGGCTGCACCGGGTACCGGTCCTGGTCATCCCGTGTCTCGAGGTGCCCGGCGGACAGTTGCCCAGGGGCAACCAGGCCGGTCTGTGGGCGTCGTTGCTGCCGGCCGCCTGGAGCTACGCGCTGGCCGCCCGCAGCCGGGGCCTGGTCACCGCCTGGACGGCGGTGCACCTGGACCGTGAACAGGAGGTCGCCGACCTGCTGGGCCTGCCGCCCACGGTCCGCCAGGGTGCCCTGCTGCCCACGGCCCACCCTCTGCGCGACACGTTCCGCCCGGGCCCGAGGCTGCCCCTGGACCAGGTCCTGCACCACGACGGCTGGCAGGGCACCCGGCAGGCCTGA
- a CDS encoding ScbA/BarX family gamma-butyrolactone biosynthesis protein, with amino-acid sequence MQFTRTLPKELVHRYAAAEVFLTDSERHGENELLLAARFPRRHAFYDDTLGPADRLDPLLLLEACRQGIFVVAHRYLGVRPGHKFLLRAVEFEVPDPAALTREDRPTEAVVVTRIEKRFRTRAEVRGLRLCFTLAIGGREALLARIDYSWMPPEDWTRLRAAQRRALGLPAVPVALRGARVEPALVGRRTPANTVISPPRTADDGTHTADLVAETGHPTLYDHWVDHVPGMLELEAFRQLALRACVSAGTVRTPSPLPVALRARFRRFAEMDLPLVCRTAPARPGADIECTLRQPGTLAAEASIRLADPDIRPVRSTAAPTTHKAA; translated from the coding sequence ATGCAGTTCACCCGGACACTCCCCAAGGAACTGGTCCACCGTTACGCGGCCGCGGAGGTCTTCCTGACAGACTCCGAACGTCACGGCGAGAACGAGTTGCTGCTGGCCGCACGGTTCCCCCGCCGTCACGCCTTCTACGACGACACCCTCGGCCCCGCCGACCGCCTCGACCCCTTGCTGCTCCTCGAGGCGTGCCGGCAGGGCATCTTCGTGGTGGCCCACCGCTACCTCGGCGTCCGTCCGGGGCACAAGTTCCTGCTCAGGGCTGTCGAGTTCGAGGTGCCGGACCCGGCCGCCCTCACCCGGGAGGACCGGCCCACCGAGGCGGTCGTCGTCACCCGGATCGAGAAGCGGTTCCGGACCCGGGCCGAAGTGCGGGGCCTGCGCCTCTGCTTCACGCTGGCCATCGGCGGCCGGGAGGCACTGCTGGCCCGCATCGACTACTCCTGGATGCCGCCCGAGGACTGGACGCGTCTGAGGGCCGCACAGCGCCGTGCGCTCGGCCTTCCGGCCGTGCCCGTCGCCCTGCGCGGCGCACGCGTCGAGCCCGCACTCGTCGGCCGGCGCACCCCTGCCAACACGGTCATCTCCCCGCCGCGCACCGCGGACGACGGCACCCACACGGCAGACCTGGTCGCCGAGACCGGCCACCCGACCCTCTACGACCACTGGGTGGACCACGTGCCCGGCATGCTGGAGCTGGAGGCGTTCCGCCAACTCGCCCTGCGCGCCTGTGTGTCCGCCGGAACCGTTCGCACACCCAGCCCGCTGCCGGTCGCCCTGAGAGCACGGTTCCGACGTTTCGCCGAGATGGATCTGCCGCTGGTGTGCCGGACCGCTCCGGCCCGGCCGGGCGCCGACATCGAGTGCACCCTGCGCCAGCCAGGCACCCTGGCCGCCGAGGCCAGCATCAGGCTCGCCGACCCGGACATCCGGCCGGTTCGTTCCACGGCGGCCCCGACCACCCACAAGGCCGCATGA
- a CDS encoding SDR family oxidoreductase has product MSDPINSDPINSGPIKFDSKNSDPMNTGPMNTDTSVSDPMTSQPMAADPVVPDPAVSGPMTVLVTGASGFVGAEVTARLTAAGHTVLAVLHRNGDLVRNNGRRLTAGPGTLTRMTGDITRPGLGLSGDDRRLAVTADRIVHCAAVTDFGLPPGRYERVNVEGTRHVLGVALAGGVPLVHVSTAYVCGERDGTAYEDELDLGQRPGNDYEKSKLAAETLVRKAAADGLPVAVVRPSIVTGASRTGRVRDLKTIYPVLRVLTRGLVRTVPGHQDAVLDLVPVDRVADLVTEAATRFQDAEGRTLHAVGHELTLRDMSDVLAEYPSLHVPRFVPPSAFSATALPGRERPYYDRVVSLYAPYFRRRVRFDATHAEAFGHRPPATGAHAYLRRLLDHCLATGYLGPPPRKEPAAARPDGSTHR; this is encoded by the coding sequence ATGTCCGATCCGATCAACTCCGATCCGATCAACTCCGGTCCGATCAAATTCGATTCGAAGAACTCCGATCCGATGAACACCGGTCCGATGAACACCGATACGTCGGTTTCCGATCCGATGACGTCTCAGCCGATGGCGGCCGACCCGGTGGTGCCCGATCCGGCGGTGTCCGGCCCGATGACGGTGCTGGTGACCGGCGCCAGCGGCTTCGTGGGTGCCGAGGTGACCGCCCGGCTCACCGCCGCCGGTCACACCGTGCTGGCCGTGCTGCACCGCAACGGCGACCTCGTCCGCAACAACGGCAGAAGGCTCACGGCCGGTCCGGGCACCCTCACCCGGATGACCGGTGACATCACCCGCCCCGGCCTCGGGCTGAGCGGCGACGACCGGCGGCTCGCCGTCACCGCCGACCGGATCGTCCACTGCGCCGCCGTCACCGACTTCGGACTGCCACCGGGACGCTACGAGCGCGTCAACGTCGAGGGCACCCGGCACGTCCTGGGCGTCGCCCTGGCGGGCGGTGTCCCCCTGGTGCACGTCAGCACCGCCTACGTGTGCGGCGAACGCGACGGCACCGCGTACGAGGACGAACTCGACCTCGGCCAACGCCCCGGCAACGACTACGAGAAGAGCAAGCTGGCCGCGGAGACCCTCGTCCGCAAGGCCGCGGCGGACGGCCTGCCCGTCGCCGTGGTCCGCCCGAGCATCGTCACCGGAGCCTCCCGCACCGGCCGGGTCCGCGACCTCAAGACCATCTACCCCGTGCTCCGCGTCCTGACCAGAGGCCTGGTCCGCACCGTGCCCGGCCACCAGGACGCCGTCCTCGACCTGGTCCCGGTCGACCGGGTCGCCGACCTGGTGACGGAGGCCGCCACCCGGTTCCAGGACGCCGAGGGCCGCACCCTGCACGCCGTCGGCCACGAGCTGACCCTGCGCGACATGTCCGACGTCCTCGCCGAGTACCCGTCCCTCCACGTGCCGCGCTTCGTCCCCCCGTCCGCGTTCTCCGCCACGGCCCTGCCCGGCCGGGAACGCCCCTACTACGACCGTGTCGTCTCCCTGTACGCCCCCTACTTCCGGCGCCGCGTCCGTTTCGACGCCACCCACGCCGAGGCCTTCGGCCACCGCCCGCCCGCGACGGGCGCACATGCCTACCTGCGCCGCCTTCTCGACCACTGCCTCGCGACCGGCTACCTCGGCCCGCCCCCGCGCAAGGAGCCGGCCGCCGCCCGACCCGACGGGAGCACCCACCGATGA
- a CDS encoding TetR/AcrR family transcriptional regulator: MSDSPPASPAPAPPPADASRERIIAAATSLFADHGYDGTSTRRIAAEAGLNMATVAYHVGGKPDLYREVMLRAHLAEQRVLTDALAAFRELAPTDPAAAVTGLVDRYLDFCLDQPHIPALWMRRWLSDAAEFADLEAAYARPLIDAVGDTVREVVPSAPRAGSAEPADVEMTVWTVLWSTHGFCRSGIRSEVPRFRAHLRALVLRELGLAAPQPRDRERG; the protein is encoded by the coding sequence ATGTCCGACTCGCCACCCGCCTCACCGGCCCCGGCCCCACCGCCCGCCGACGCCAGCCGCGAACGCATCATCGCGGCAGCCACCTCCCTCTTCGCCGACCACGGCTACGACGGCACGAGCACGCGGCGGATCGCCGCCGAGGCCGGGCTGAACATGGCCACCGTCGCCTACCACGTCGGCGGGAAGCCGGACCTCTACCGGGAGGTCATGCTCCGCGCCCACCTCGCCGAGCAGCGGGTGCTGACGGACGCGCTGGCCGCCTTCCGGGAGCTCGCGCCCACCGATCCGGCCGCGGCCGTCACCGGCCTGGTCGACCGCTACCTCGACTTCTGTCTCGACCAGCCGCACATCCCGGCCCTGTGGATGCGCCGCTGGCTCTCGGACGCCGCCGAGTTCGCGGATCTGGAGGCCGCCTACGCACGGCCGCTCATCGACGCGGTCGGCGACACCGTGCGCGAGGTCGTCCCGTCCGCGCCGCGGGCCGGATCCGCCGAGCCCGCCGACGTCGAGATGACCGTCTGGACGGTGCTGTGGAGCACCCACGGCTTCTGCCGCTCGGGCATCCGCTCCGAGGTCCCGCGCTTCCGCGCCCACCTGCGCGCCCTCGTCCTGCGTGAACTGGGGCTCGCCGCCCCGCAGCCGCGCGACCGGGAGCGCGGATGA
- a CDS encoding DUF4142 domain-containing protein has translation MPVSRNLAGTVFVGGAVTLTLAALAYPTMLGFQTASSAQTRVIADTQWGPLTEGDRDFVVKVRAAGLWEYPLGEIALKKGSTAAMREAGKHLIVGHARLDDLDRKVAVQLNIALPNQASPQQQQFVATSAALTGKQFDSVTANILRVTHGSIFSVIAKVRANTNNSLVRELADLANDTVLDHITMMEKTGTIDFAQVIAQQSAPPTLPKDQLTPPAPQPGAPMVVLTPRPDLNVNTNSPTPSPTVG, from the coding sequence ATGCCCGTCTCACGCAACTTGGCAGGAACGGTCTTCGTGGGCGGCGCGGTGACTCTGACTCTCGCCGCTCTGGCATACCCGACCATGCTCGGGTTCCAGACCGCGTCCAGCGCTCAGACCCGCGTCATCGCGGACACCCAGTGGGGCCCGCTCACCGAGGGCGACCGCGACTTCGTCGTCAAGGTCCGCGCGGCCGGGCTGTGGGAGTACCCCTTGGGCGAGATCGCGCTCAAGAAGGGCTCGACCGCGGCGATGCGGGAGGCCGGCAAGCACCTGATCGTGGGTCACGCCCGTCTCGACGATCTGGACCGCAAGGTCGCCGTCCAGCTGAACATCGCTCTGCCCAACCAGGCGTCTCCGCAGCAGCAGCAGTTCGTGGCGACCTCCGCGGCCCTGACCGGCAAGCAGTTCGACTCGGTGACCGCCAACATCCTGCGCGTCACGCACGGCTCCATCTTCTCGGTGATCGCCAAGGTGCGCGCCAATACCAACAACTCCCTCGTACGCGAGCTCGCGGACCTCGCCAACGACACGGTCCTCGACCACATCACCATGATGGAGAAGACCGGCACCATCGACTTCGCCCAGGTCATCGCCCAGCAGAGTGCCCCGCCCACACTCCCCAAGGACCAGCTCACGCCGCCCGCGCCGCAGCCCGGTGCCCCAATGGTCGTCCTCACCCCGCGCCCCGACCTCAACGTGAACACCAACAGCCCGACGCCCAGCCCGACGGTCGGCTGA